The Streptomyces sp. NBC_01439 genome contains the following window.
CAGCTCGCCGTACATCCGCCAGACGTGCGGGGTGTCATCCGGGTGTCCCCATTCGCTGACGTTGCGGCTGCGGACGTGCCCCTCCAGGCCGCCGAACATCTGCAACAGGGTGTCGTTGACCTCCAGGACGTTCCCGTCGAGGTCGGCGATGCCGATCCCCACGGCCGCGCCCTCGAAGACCGCGCGGAAGCGCTCCTCGCTCGCGTGCAGGGCCTGCTGCGCGTCGGTACGCGCGGTCAGCGCGGAGCGCGCGATGGCCTCCTGCTCCCTCAGGGTGCGCTCGCGCAGCGCGCGGGCGTATCCCGCCGCGATGGCGTGCTGCAGCCGGGCGCAGCGCGACCGGTACTCCTCGGTGCCCTCCACACCGGAGCCCTCGGGTCCGTCCGGGCCGCAGTAGAGCACCAGGTACGACTCGATCACGCCGAGGGTGCCGGCCAGGGCCTCGGGGTCGGTGCAGTGCACGGCGACGAGTTCCGCCCCCACCTGCTGGGCGACCGAGGCGTCGAAGGGCCTCGCGTGCAGGGCCTCGGTGAGCGTGCGGGTGAGGGGGAGGAGGTGCCGTTCGAACTCGGTGCGGGTCAACGAGGTCGCCGTGACCGGGAAGATCGCCCGGCCCCAGATCGTGGCGAAGCGGGCGATCCGGTCCTCGATACCGCCGTGCGGAGCCGTCGCGGACCCGGTGGCGGGTGCCGCGGCGACCTTCGGCGCGCCCGCCGTCTGTGCCGGAAGTCTCACGCCTTGCGTCCCACGCCGCCGAAGCCCGAGAAGGCGTAGGGGTCCTCCGGCGTCTCGCCGTCCTCACCGTTGTCGGGTCGGTCCGGCCGCCAGTTGGGCATGGCCACGAGGCCCGGCTCCAGCATCTCGAACCCGTCGAAGAAGCCGCTGATCTGTTCCCGGGTCCGCATGACGAGGGGGTTGCGCATGTCCCGGTAGACGCCCACGGTGCCGGCGGCGGTTTCCTGGGTGAGCGGGATTCCCTCGTACGAGGCGTGCGTGAGGATCAGCAGGCTGCCGGGGGCCAGTGCGTCGCACAGCTCGGCGACGGCGGCGTACGGGGCGTCCTTGTCCTCCAGGAAGTGCAGGACGGCGACGAGCAGGAGGGCGACCGGTCGGCCGAGGTCGAGGAGCCGACCGACCTCCGGGGCGGCGAGGATCTCCTTGGGCTTGCGCAAGTCGGCGGCGACGATGTCGCTGTGGTCGTCTCCTGTGAGGACGGCCCGGCTGTGCGCGACGGCCACCGGGTCGTGGTCGACGTAGACGACGCGCGCCTGCGGGCTGGCGGCCTGGGCGACCTCGTGGACATTGCCGAAGGTGGGGATGCCGGAGCCGATGTCGAGGAACTGCGTGACGCCCTCGGCGACGGCGTGCCGGACGGCGCGGCGCATGAATGCCCGGTTGGCCTGCATGATCTTGGGCAGTCCCGGCATGAATTCCATGGCACGGCGAGCCGTCTGGCGGTCGACCTCGAAATTGTGGGACCCACCCAGATAGTAATCGTAGATGCGGGACACGCTCGGCACCGATATGTCGATGCCTGGCGGGGCCCAGGCGGGGCGCTCCATCGGGGTCTCCAAGCGTTGGTCCTGCGGTCGTCCGTGTGAGGTCGGACTCCTGTCCGAGCCGAATGTACTGATCATTTCCCAACAGGGCGAGCAAAAGCGGAAATTGGCGATCCGTTCTTCGTCACACACCAAAGGCACCGCCTCGCCGGACGGGGGAATGACCGATACCGACAAGTCCCTTATGGGAATTGACTGGGGGTCGACCGGAGTCACCACACTACCGACCTGCGGATGGCTCAAACCTCTCTGGTCGGCAGTCCACCCGTTCAGGCGAACCGGGGGCCGAGCCTCGCGTGCCCGGGCGCGCGCGGGCCCATGCTCCCGGGGTGAACAGAGCCTGTGCCAGGCGCCTGCTGGCAGTCCCGGTCCTGCTGTGGGCGGCCTTGTCCGTCACGCCGGCCGTGGCTGATAGCCGCGCCTACGCGACGACCGACTCCGGCGACGGCCCGGCCGCCGCCGTGGTGGCCGCGGTGGCCGGCGGCAGCGACCGCGCACGCGGCCCGCGTGGCGGACATCACGGTGACGACCAGGGCTCCGACCACGGGAAACGCCGTGAAGGCGGGCACGGCGGGGGCCGTCACGGCCACCCCCACTGCCCTCCGCCGCCGCCCCCTCCGCCCTGCCCGCCGAAGCCACCGCCGAAGCCACCGAAACCGCCGAAACCCACACCGCCGCCCGAGCCGACTCCCCCGCCGTCGCCCGAGCCCCCACCGCCCCCGAAACCCGCACCGCCGAAACCGCCGCCTCCCCGGCCGGCGCCGAAGCCCGTACCGAAGCCCGTCCTGCCCGCGCCGCCCCCGCCGAAGCCGGCGCCCCCACCGCCCCGCGTGGTCCGGGCTCCTGCGCCGCCGCCCGCACCACCTGCACCACCGCCACCACCCGCCCCCGAGGTGAAACCCGTACCGCCGAAACCGGTGGCCCGCCCCGCGTATCACGCGGCCGCCCGCAAACCCGTCGAGCACCACATCTCGCCGGTGACTTTCACCTTGATGACCGCCGCTCCCGCGGTGCTCGCGATCGTCGCGCTGCGCCCGCGCTAGCGCGCTTCTTCCTCCCCACCAGTAACCGATTGGGAGTCATCTTGTCGGAATGGCTCGTCCTGTCCCTCGCGATGGCCGCGGCCTGTGCCGTGGTGCTGTCCATCGCCTTCTTGAACCACAGGAGGATCGGCGATGACGACGATCCGAACGAGACCCCTGACGTCATCGAGTACATGACGATGATGATCGGGGTGATCTACGCGATCGTGTTGGGCCTGGCGATCGCCGGCGTCTGGGAGGGCCGCGGGGCCGCCCAGGAATACGTGCGCCAGGAGGCCCAGGCCCTGCACGAGATCAGTGTCCGCTCCGAGGTCTACCCGGCCGAGGTGCGCAAGCGGATCCGGTCCGACGTCGACGCGTACGTGACCCACGTCGTGGACACGGAGTGGAAGCGGATGGCCGACCACGGCGAGCTCACCGAGCACGGCGGGGAGCTGCTGGAGCGCATCCGCCGGGACGTCACCGACTACGAACCGCAGACCGACCACGAGGGGCAGGCCTACCAGCCGCTGGTCGACCAGGTCGCGGTGGTCGACGACGCCCGCAGCGCACGCGGCTCGAGTGCCGGGGCCACCATGCCGGGCGTGGTGTGGTTCGGGCTGATCGTCGGCGCCCTGGTGACCGTGGGCCTGATCTTCACCCTGCAGATCAGGCGCTCGTTCCGGGAGATGCTGCTGGCGGGCCTGTTCAGTGCCCTCATCGCGTTCCTGCTGTTCCTGATCTGGGACTTCGACGCGCCGTTCGGGCGGGGCATCTCCGCCACCGCCGAACCGTTCCTCACCCAGTTCCCCCACCTGGACCTCGGCGGCTAGGCCGCCCGGGCACGTCTCGTCGGTCGGGCCGGATCAGGCCACTCGCAAACCGGGGACGGGCCTCCCGTCCCCGGTTCGGCCCAGGGCCGTGCCCCATTCGCCCGTTCCTGATCGCGGGTCACCGCACCCCGACCTAGCGTGTCGGACATCGAGGCGCACGACCCCCCACGTGCGGAAAACCGTTCCGCGGCTGCTCCTCGGGGATCCGGAGAACCAACCATGGGTGCGATACGTACCTCCGCCACCACCCTGCTGAGCGTCGGCGCCACGGGCGCCGTACTCGCGCTCGGCGTCCTCGGCGCGCCCGCCGCAACCGCTGCCGAGGCACAGCCCATCACCTCGTTCGGCTTCACCCTCACGCCTTCGACCGTCGCCCCCGGAGGGCAGACGGTCCTCGCGGTCAGCCGCTGCAACGCCGCCTACGCCACCGCCTCCTCCGGTGTCTTCGACACCGTGAGCATCGCGCGCGGCCAGACCGTACGGGTCACCGTGGACCGGGACGCCCGGCGCGGCGCCGTCTACTCCGTCTCCTTCACCTGCAACGGGGAGACCGGCTCGGCCGATCTGACGATCGCCGGCGGCACCACCGGACCCACCACGAGCTCCACGCGAACGGGCACCGGCACCGGCACCGGCACGACCCGCTTCCCGACCCCGTCCTCCGCCCTCGGTGTCCGCGGCGGTCTGGGCGGCAGCGTGGCCGGCATGGATCCCCTGGAGCTCGGCGCCGGCGCCGGTCTGTTCCTCGCCGCCGCGGGCGGCACCGTGTTCGCCCTGCGCCGCAGGGGATCCGGCCGTAGCCATTGAACCCGCCGGACGTCCCCCCGCCACCACCGATCGCCCCGAGTCCTCGTCAGGACTCGGGGCGATCGCCGGTGGCGGGGGGATCTCCGTCCGGGGAGACCGGTCAGGCCCGGCTGCGGAGCGGGCGGCGACGGCGCAGCACGTGGGCCCCGGCTCCGAGGGCCGCGGCGCCGACGAGGCCCGCACCGATGGCGGTCTCGGCCGTGGACGGGCCGAAGGATCCGCCGATGCCGCCCTGCGAGGGGTTGCCCTCCAAGATGGTGAAGCGGTGCGTGGCGACCAGGTTGCTGTCGTTGCACTTGACGGACAGCGTGTGGTGCCCGGGCGAGGCGTGGTTGAAGATCCGGACGGTCGCGAATCCGATCGACCCCGCGGACAGGTTGGCCGGCGGAAAGTTGCCGTGCGACGTGACGGTACCGCCGTGACCGCAGCCCGCCGCGCTCACCTGCATCGTGGAACCCTGGTGCACGGAGTACGGGTTGACGGAGATGTTGCTGGGGCCGTTCCCACCCCCATTCCCACCCCGGCCCCCGGGGTCCTGGTTCGCGGAGGCGAACGGGGCACTGAGGCCGATCACGGCGCAGGCTGCCGCCGTCACGGTAAGAGCGCGCAAAACACGCATGGTGGAACCTCCAGCGGGAAGCGCCCCGGAGCGTCGGCCCCGGATGATCGACGAGAACGCCTCCCACGTCGAACCCTCGGGTCGTCCCGCCATCTCCGCATTTCCGGCTTTGGGCCGCCCGGTTGAGCGACACGCCGAAGCTCGGGAAATGCAACTGACGGATCCGCAGGTCACGACCCGTCAGGCATTTATGTGACGATTACCTGGATGGGCGCACCCCGTCCGGCTCCCTCCGGGTGGCGGCCACCCGTTCGCCCTTCCCCCCCTCGCCGTGCTGCCGACTCGGCCTTAGCGTGCGTGAAGTAGGGCGTACAGGGGTGGGACGGGAACGCGGGTCGGGACCCCCGCGTCGGGAAGGGAGAACGATGGGCGAGGACGAGCCCGGGAAGTCACGCAAACGCTCACCGTGGGGCGTACTCGCCCTGGTCATGCTCACCGGCCTCGCCATGGTGCGCAACGGTGTGAACATCGGCGACGGGCCGCCGCAGCCCACCGCGGCCTCGGCCGTCGCGGTGACGGCCGACCAGTTGCCGGCCGATCCACCCACGCCCCCGGCGGACATGGAGGTGCTGGAGCACTCGTCGGTCCAGCGCATCCGGATTCCCACGATCAACGTGGACGCGCCGGTGATGACGGTCGGGCTGGACGCGGAGGGTTGGATCGACGCGCCGCCCCCGCAGGACCGCAATCTCGCCGGCTGGTACCTCAACGGCATCTCGCCGGGCCAGCGGGGCTCCGCGGTGATCGTCGGTCACGTGGACAACGCGCAGGGCCCCGCGGTCTTCTACGGTCTCGGCTCGGTCAAGCCGGGCAACCACATCGAGGTGGAGCGGTACGACGGCCGCACGGCGGTGTTCGAGGTCTACGGGGTGGAGGTGTTCTCCAAGGAGGCCTTCCCCGGGGCCCGTGTGTACGGAGACACAGGACACCCGGAACTCCGGGTGATCACCTGTGGCGGCGGATACTCAAAGGCCCGTGGCTACGACGGCAACGTGGTCGTCTTCGCCCGCATGGTGGAGGCCCGCTGAGCCGGTGCGCGTCCACCGCGGCCGGCGCCCGCTTCAGCGGGGCGGCAGCACCGGGAGGGTCATCCGGTAGCCGCGTGCGAGCAGTTGGGGAAGGTACGAGGAGATCGCCTGAACGCTCTGCGACCGGTTGCCGCCGGCGTCGTGCGAGAGGACGATCACGCCGGGGGCCGCGCCGCCCAGTACCCGGGAGATGATCGTCGGGGTCCCCGGTTCCTTCCAGTCCAGGGTGTCCACGGTCCAGGCGAGCGGCTCCATGCCGAGCTCGGCCCCGATCTCGAAGGCGGCCCGGTTCCAGGCCCCGTAGGGGGCCCGGAACCACAAGGGCGCCTCGCCGACGGTCTGCTGGACGACCTCGCTCGTGCGGCCGATCTCGGAGGCGAGGGCGGGCCGGCTGAGCCCCGGGATGAGCGGGTGGGTCCAGGTGTGGTTGCCGATGACGTGGCCCTCGTCGACCATCCGGCGCAGCAGGTTCCGGTTCTCGGTGGCCATCTCGCCGCAGACGAAGAACATGGCGCGCACGCCGTACCGGGCGAGGGTGTCGAGGATGGCGGGGGTGTAGCGGGGGTCCGGGCCGTCGTCGAAGGTGAGCACCATGCCGGCCGACGCGGCTTCCTCGGCGGGGAGTTCCAGGATGGGCCGGGTCCGTACGGCCGGCTTCGCGGCCGCCGGGCGCACCGGCGCGTCGGCGGTCATCGGTTGGAGCCGGTACGCCTTCTCGGGCAGCGCCCGCGCCCGCAACCCCGGCGCACCCGCCGCGGGGGGCGCCCCCGGCCCGGCCGGGGGTACGGACCCGGTCGGTCCCTGCCCCGGGGTACCGGTACCGCGCTCACCGCCCACGCTGAGCAGTCCGGAGGCCGCGGCGACCCCGAGGAAGACGGCGGTACGCAGGACCGTGCGCCGCCCTACTGTCGGCTCGTCATTTTTCATTATTACTACGTATCAACGACATCGCCGAAGTTGTCGAGAGGCGCGGAGGCACCCTGTTCCCCTCACCCGGTCGGCTCACACCCGCAGGGCTTCACCGCCACCGTGGTCGTGCTCGCCGAGCGGGCCGGGATCCGGGTGGACTGGGAGCGGCTCGGCGCTGCCCCGGACGGCCCTCGCGAGGACGTACAGGTGTCCGTCGCGGGAACGGCCGCTCCGCCGCCCGGTCGCAGTTGGTCCACCGGGCTGCGGGAGCAGGCGGCGCGGCTGGAACGGCGTATGCCGAGGCAGTGAGGGACCGCCACGGCGACGACGGGGGCGTCCTTCGGGGTGGTCAGCCGCGGCGGACCAGGGGGAAGGGCAGGGTCTCGCGGATCGTCAGGCCCGTGAGGAACATGACGAGGCGGTCCACGCCGATGCCGAGGCCGCCCGTGGGCGGCATCGCGTACTCCAGGGCGTCGAGGAAGTCGTTGTCGAGTTCCATCGCCTCCGGGTCACCGCCCGCCGCGAGCAGGGACTGGGCGGTGAGGCGGCGGCGCTGTTCCACGGGGTCGGTCAGCTCCGAGTAGGCGGTGCCCAGTTCGGTGCCGAAGGCGACCAGGTCCCAGCGTTCGGCGAGCCTGGGGTCCCGGCGGTGCTGGCGGGTGAGCGGGGAGACGTCGGTGGGGAAGTCCTTGTAGAAGGTCGGCAGCTTGGTGCGCTCCTCCACGAGGCGCTCGTACATCTCCAGCACCACGTCGCCGCGGGTGTCCTCGGGGCCGTGCGGGACCGACGCCCGGTCGCACAGTCGGCGCAGTGCCCCTTCCTCGGTGTCGGCGTCGACCTCCTCGCCGAGGGCCTCGCTGATGGCCCCGTACATGGTCTTGACCGGCCAGGTTCCGGAGATGTCGTGGACGACGAGCTTCCCGTCCGGTCCCGCCTTGTGGGCGATGGGCGAGCCGAAGGCGGCGGTGGCGGCGCCCTGGATCAGTTCGCGGGTGAGGTCGAGCATCACGTCGTAGTCGGCGAAGGCCTGGTAGGCCTCCAGCATCGTGAACTCGGGGTTGTGCTTGTAGGAGACGCCCTCGTTGCGGAAGGTGCGGCCCATCTCGAAGACCTTCTCCATGCCGCCGACGCAG
Protein-coding sequences here:
- a CDS encoding SAM-dependent methyltransferase — encoded protein: MERPAWAPPGIDISVPSVSRIYDYYLGGSHNFEVDRQTARRAMEFMPGLPKIMQANRAFMRRAVRHAVAEGVTQFLDIGSGIPTFGNVHEVAQAASPQARVVYVDHDPVAVAHSRAVLTGDDHSDIVAADLRKPKEILAAPEVGRLLDLGRPVALLLVAVLHFLEDKDAPYAAVAELCDALAPGSLLILTHASYEGIPLTQETAAGTVGVYRDMRNPLVMRTREQISGFFDGFEMLEPGLVAMPNWRPDRPDNGEDGETPEDPYAFSGFGGVGRKA
- a CDS encoding bestrophin-like domain produces the protein MSEWLVLSLAMAAACAVVLSIAFLNHRRIGDDDDPNETPDVIEYMTMMIGVIYAIVLGLAIAGVWEGRGAAQEYVRQEAQALHEISVRSEVYPAEVRKRIRSDVDAYVTHVVDTEWKRMADHGELTEHGGELLERIRRDVTDYEPQTDHEGQAYQPLVDQVAVVDDARSARGSSAGATMPGVVWFGLIVGALVTVGLIFTLQIRRSFREMLLAGLFSALIAFLLFLIWDFDAPFGRGISATAEPFLTQFPHLDLGG
- a CDS encoding class F sortase; this encodes MGEDEPGKSRKRSPWGVLALVMLTGLAMVRNGVNIGDGPPQPTAASAVAVTADQLPADPPTPPADMEVLEHSSVQRIRIPTINVDAPVMTVGLDAEGWIDAPPPQDRNLAGWYLNGISPGQRGSAVIVGHVDNAQGPAVFYGLGSVKPGNHIEVERYDGRTAVFEVYGVEVFSKEAFPGARVYGDTGHPELRVITCGGGYSKARGYDGNVVVFARMVEAR
- a CDS encoding polysaccharide deacetylase family protein is translated as MKNDEPTVGRRTVLRTAVFLGVAAASGLLSVGGERGTGTPGQGPTGSVPPAGPGAPPAAGAPGLRARALPEKAYRLQPMTADAPVRPAAAKPAVRTRPILELPAEEAASAGMVLTFDDGPDPRYTPAILDTLARYGVRAMFFVCGEMATENRNLLRRMVDEGHVIGNHTWTHPLIPGLSRPALASEIGRTSEVVQQTVGEAPLWFRAPYGAWNRAAFEIGAELGMEPLAWTVDTLDWKEPGTPTIISRVLGGAAPGVIVLSHDAGGNRSQSVQAISSYLPQLLARGYRMTLPVLPPR